GGGCGAGGCTCCGGAGGCGGCACCCGCCGTTCGCCGACGCGCAACACCCCCCCGCCGATATGCCGCAGCGTTCCTGGCCATCGTCGCGCTGGCTGCGGTGGTGGGCGGGGGCATCTGGGCGCTCACGCGGCCCCACAGCGCCGCGCCCGCGACGTCGGCGCCCACCCCGCGCCCCACCGAGAAGGGCTTGCCCTCGTACCCCACGCCGCGCATGAGAATCTGCCACATCTCCGGCCCTAGGCGATCCTCGGCCCGCCGCCAGGGGATGCCAGGGCGGCGCATGGTCGCGTCGGTGCGGGAGAACGGCGCGCCCACCACCATCTCGTGCGCTAGGTTCGCCAACGCCTGCGCGTCCTTCTCCGGCGTGTGAACCCCCAGCGCCATGCCGAAGTCCAGCAGCGTTACCTGGTCGTCGTCGCTGAGCCACACGCTGCGATCTTGCAGGTTGCCGTGGGACAACCAGCGCTCGTTCAGGTACTGGAGCGCGTCGGCAATCTGGCTGACGATGAAGGCCGCCCGCAGGGGGAAGATGGGGCTTTCGGCACGCAACCGGTCGGACAGGGTAACGCCCTCCGCCGGCCGGAAGGAGAGGAACGGCAGCCCATCGGCCTCGCCCACCTCGTACACCAGCGGCAGGTTGGGATGGCTGAGGCTGGCGGCCAGGCGGGCGGCGCGCCGAAACTGTTCCGACGTGGCGGGATCCGACGCCAGGTCGCCGTCCAGCACCCGAACCCACACGTCGCGGTCGTAGTGCGTATCGTGGGCGCGATAGATGGTGCCAAACCCATCGCGCAACACCACGCCCTGGAGTTCGTAGCGCCCGAATTGGCGCGGGAATGTCTCGGCCATGACGCCCCCATCGCATTGCAACGC
The sequence above is drawn from the Chloroflexota bacterium genome and encodes:
- a CDS encoding protein kinase → MAETFPRQFGRYELQGVVLRDGFGTIYRAHDTHYDRDVWVRVLDGDLASDPATSEQFRRAARLAASLSHPNLPLVYEVGEADGLPFLSFRPAEGVTLSDRLRAESPIFPLRAAFIVSQIADALQYLNERWLSHGNLQDRSVWLSDDDQVTLLDFGMALGVHTPEKDAQALANLAHEMVVGAPFSRTDATMRRPGIPWRRAEDRLGPEMWQILMRGVGYEGKPFSVGRGVGADVAGAALWGRVSAQMPPPTTAASATMARNAAAYRRGGVARRRTAGAASGASPPRTRVARRSHWRASASLGFRCRACPASSATRSHWPSRAAARACWAKAWARRRCSWRRLRRLSRGGGPAVCAACTNASANSRKSEKGLPSYPTPRMR